The Streptomyces sp. ICC1 DNA window GGACGGGGTGACAGAGATCTGGGGCACACCGCGCGGTGGCTACGACGGGTTCGCGATCCGGTGACCGATCGACTGATCATGTACTGAACAGATCGCCGGATGGTCCGCACGCGGTCGGATCTGCGCATTCATCGCCGAGACGTTGCCGACCCGGAGGATCCGTGGAAGGCTCGGGAGCGAGGATGATCTCCACGCCCCTTGCGAGGGCCGGGATGCCCGCCGATACGGGGTGTGATCGTGTTGACCGTCAAACTTTTTGGTGAGACGCTGGAAGCCCCGCGCACCTGAGCTGTTTGGCAGTGGTGGCAGTAGCCATAGAACGCGCGCAGTGACTGACAGTCGCTGCCGGACATCCGCGGGTGCGATTCCCTCACGACCCACACCGCTTTCGGTCGGTCACTCAGTGTGGAGGACCATCCATCATGGCAAAGGCGCTTCTCGGTTACGTCGGCGGTTCCGACCCGCGACTCCTCGCCGAGATGCGACGGCTTCAGCAGCGCGTCCAGGACCTCGAGTCCGAGCTCGGACGAATTCAGTCCGAGAACGACGCACTGAACGCGGCCGCCGCACAGCACGGAGACTCGCTGCTTGACAGCATCGACCTCGACGTACCCCAGGCGGAGCCTGCGCTCACCTGATCCGCGCTCCCTAGTCGCTCGACAACCCAGAATGATCTGCAAGGGACGCTTCGGCGTCCCTTCTTTCTTTCCGGATCTCTCTTCGGTCGGGTCTCTCCTCCCGGTGCGCGCTCGTGGCGCCCGGGGGCCCTTCCCTCTTCGTCCCCGCGCGCCCGCGGGCGGCCGCGCGGCGGCGTTGCGCCAGGTGGGGGGCCGATTCCTTTAACGTCTGATGTGCCCTGCACCTTCATGGGCGAAACCGAACGTGAAAGGTAGAGTCCGGCGGCGTGCATCTCAAGTCCCTGACCCTGCGTGGCTTCAAATCCTTCGCCTCCGCCACCACCCTGCGTTTCGAGCCGGGCATCACCTGTGTCGTGGGCCCCAACGGCTCCGGCAAGTCCAATGTGGTGGACGCGCTCTCCTGGGTCATGGGCGAACAAGGGGCCAAGTCCCTGCGCGGCGGGAAGATGGAAGACGTCATCTTCGCCGGCACCACCGGCCGCCCGCCGCTCGGGCGCGCCGAGGTCTCGCTGACCATCGACAACTCCGATGGCGCGCTGCCCATCGACTACGCCGAAGTCACCATCACGCGGATCATGTTCCGCGGCGGCAGCAGCGAGTACCAGATCAACGGGGACACCTGCCGGCTCCTCGACATCCAGGAGCTGCTCTCCGACTCGGGCATCGGCCGCGAGATGCACGTCATCGTCGGCCAGGGCCAGCTGGATTCCGTACTGCACGCCGATCCGATGGGCCGCCGCGCCTTCATCGAGGAAGCGGCCGGAGTGCTCAAGCACCGCAAACGCAAAGAGAAGGCGCTGCGCAAACTCGACGCGATGCAGGCCAATCTCGCCCGCGTGCAGGACCTGGGCGACGAGCTGCGCCGTCAGCTCAAGCCGCTCGGGCGGCAGGCGGCGGTGGCCCGCCGGGCGGCCGTGATCCAGGCCGATCTGCGCGACGCGCGGCTGCGGCTGCTGGCCGACGACCTCGTGGCGCTCAAGGGCGCGCTCGACGCGGAGGTCGCGGACGAGGCGGCCCTGAAGGAGCGCAAGGAGGCGGCCGAGGCGCAGCTCGCGGCGGCGGCGGGGCGGGAAGCGGAACTGGAGGAAGCCGTACGGGAACTCGCGCCGCGGCTCCAGCGCGCTCAGCAGACCTGGTACGAGCTCTCGCAGCTGGCCGAGCGGGTGCGGGGGACCGCTTCCCTGGCGGACGCACGGGTCACGTCGGCCTCGGCGGCGCCCGAGGAGGAGCGGCGCGGCCGCGACCCGGAGGACATGGAGAAGGAGGCCGCGCGGATCCGCGAGCAGGAAGCGGAACTGACGGCCGCGCTGGAGGCCTCCTCGCGGGCGCTGGAGGACACCGTCGAGCACCGGGCCGAGCTGGAGAAGTCGCTGGCGGACGAGGAACGGCGGCTGCGGGACGCGGCCCGGGCCATCGCCGACCGGCGCGAGGGCCTGGCGCGGCTGACGGGGCGGCTGGGCGCGGCCCGCTCCCGGGCGGGCGCGGCGCAGGCGGAGATCGACCGGCTGGTGGCGGCGCGGGACGGGGCGGAGTCCCGGGCGGCGCTGGCGCGGGAGGAGTACGAGGCGTTGGCGCGGGAGGTGGGGGAGCCGGGGTCTTCGGCCGCGGACCCCGGCTCGGAACCGGTGCCGGCGTCCGGGCCCGCGTCCGTGTCCGTGTCCGTGGAAGACGAGTACGAGGCCGCGCGGGCGGCCCTGGCCGGGGCGGAGGCCGCACTGGGCGCGGCCCGGGACGCGCTGGCGGCGGCGGAACGCTCACGTGCGGCGGTGTCGGCGCGCCGGGACGCCCTGGCGATGGGGCTGCGCCGCAAGGACGGCACGGCCGCCCTGCTCGCGGCGCGGCTGGAAGGGCTGTTGGGCCCCGCCGCGCAGCGGCTGTCGGTGGCCCCGGGGTACGAGGCGGCGGTCGCGGCGGCGCTCGGCGCGGCGGCGGACGCGGTGGCCGTCGCATCGGCCTCGGCGGCGGCGCGCGCCATCCGCCACCTGCGCTCCGAAGACGCGGGGCGGGCCACGTTCCTGATCACCCCTCCGGTGGGCGGCGCCGCCGTGCCCGGACAGGGCGGGGCTCCGGCCGGCGCCGGGCCGGTGCCCGCCGTGCCGCACCCGGCCCCCTCCCCGGACGCCGAACAGGCGGCCGTGCCGTGTGCGGCCTCCGCCCCGGCCCGGGCCCCCCGCGCGAAACTGCGGGGGCGCCTGCGCAGCGGCGGCCGGCTGGTGGCCGTACGGGCGGTCGCCTTCGGCATCGGCGTCTACGTGTCGAAGCCCTCCGTCGACGAGGAGGCGGCCGGCAAGCCCTTCGTCCAGCCGGCCAACACCGCCGGCAAGGACGGGATCGTGATCCCGTACGGCAAGGCGGACGCGAAACTCGCCGCCGAAACCCGCAGATTCTTCCACAGACGCCAGCGTCAACCACACATCGTCCGCGGCTACTTCGGCGGCCCGCACGTCCGCTACGTCCTGAACGAGAACCCTTTGAGTTTCTGATCAATAGATGCCCTCAGCCACCGGTTGACCGGGTGTGCCCACCGGCCTCCCCCTGCCCGCGCTCCCGCCGCGAACTACAGGTCAGGCCTGCGCGCTGCGGTGCCTCTTCCCCATCTCCGCCGCGTACGACTTCGTGGACGACCCTCCGCTCCACTCTCCGCATGCGCACGCAGCCAGGTACCGCAATCGGCCAGTGCACCCCGCGGTCAGCGGGGCCCCTCCCCGCGTGTGCTCGTGAGCCGGCGGGCATACCGTTCCGTCCCCGTGCAGTCCGGTGACCTTGATCCTGTGTAGCGGCATGAAGCCCCCCGTTGAACAGTCGAGATTTGCAACCTCTGACCTGCGGCTCTCCGTCAGACCACTACGTTGACATGGGTTACCGAGTGATCTCCACTCATCGGACCGGGCTGCCGGTCTGCCACCAGCGAACTCTGTATGCGCAGCAGGCCGGGTCTGCGTCTACGGCCACGAGAACCAGCAGTTCGTCCTGAGTTAGGCGGGCGAAGTCCCGAGTTGCGCGCCGAACCGTGACGCCCAGCACCTGAGCCGAGTGGCGCGGCGTGACAGCCGGGTGCGATGCCACATAGACCAGAATGGCTCGGTCACGCCGGTACGTATCCCGGAGCAGACTTTCAGCGAAGAGCGCGGCCGCGCACACGCAGAGCGAAAGCGAGACAGCGACGACTGCATAGTCATGGCACACCTGCCCAAAGACGGCAGAGACTGCACCTAAGGGTTGTCCCGTAACTGCTGGTCACGGGTGAGATGATCTTGGTGTGGCTGGTGTGATCACGGCGTCGGAGCCGTCCTGGATAGCCCCGTTCACCGGGCTGAGCCCGCGCTGTTTCGGGAAGCTGGTGACCGTGCTGCGGCGTGAGGGTGCGGACGCGGTCCGCAAGGGCCGGCCGTGGAGCCTTCCGCTGGAGGACCGGGCACTGCTGGTCGCGGCGTACTGGCGGACGAACTTGACGATGCGCCAGCTGGCCCCGCTGTTCGGGGTGTCCAAGTCGGCCGCGGACCGCATCATCGCCCACCTCGGGCCGATGCTTGCGCTCCAGCCCCGCAAGCGGTTCGCCAAGGACACCGTGCTCATCGTGGACGGCACCCTGGTGCCCACCCGCGACCACACCATCGCGGCGCAGTCGAAGAACTACCGGTACTCCACCAACCACCAGATCGTCATCGACGCCGACACCTGCCTGGTCGTCGTGGTCGGCCGGCCGCTTGCCGGAAACCGCAACGACTGCAAGGCCTGGGAGGAATCCGGTGCCAAAGCCGCCGTCGGCAAGACACTCACGATCGCCGACGGTGGCTATCCCGGCACCGGACTCCTCATGCCGCACCGCCGCCGCAAGGGCGAAGAACTGGCCGACTGGAAGCGGGATCACAACAAGTCCCACAAGCAGGTCCGTGCACGCGTCGAGCACGTCTTCGCCCGTATGAAGACCTGGAAGATCCTCCGCGACTACCGCCTCAAAGGCGACGGCGTCCACCACGCCATGCTCGGCATCGCCCGACTGCACAACCTCGCCCTCGCCGGATAGGCAAGCGGCTCGTACATCGAACGGCCACGTCCAGGAAGACCCAAAGATCATTTACGGGACAGCCCTTAGGGCAGCTCTCGGCCGCAGCACATGGCCGGGCTACGGCAGCACGCGAGATGCTCGCCTCCATCGGGGCCAATGCAGAGAGCCGCAGCGGCTACCTCGCCGCGTATCCGGCGCTTCAGGCCCGCAGCCAGGCCTGCGACGTGGCCTACCTCCGAGCCTCCAACCGCCTTCTTCGCCGGGCTGCATCGGGTCGGCGTCCGCCGGCTCGACTTCCTCGACCGTGGCTCGTTGGTCCAGCGGGCCCGTCCTGGTGGGTCGAGATGATCCGGTGTTCCGGCGCCGTATGGCGGAGCATCCCCGAGGCGGCGCCGGAGTTCGCGTTGGGGATGCCGCTCAATCACCCGGCCGTCGCTGGCGTCACTGCCGGGGCGGAACAGTTGGGTGCGAGCTGCCGGGCCAAAGATGTCCGGGGCTCGTCGGCCCTGTACGAAATCACGAGGCCGGTCGGACCCGGTGGCCGCCCAGCATCAGCCGGCGTCCGCATCCGCCCCGGCAAACAGGAAGAGACCCGTCAGCTTCACACCGAGCGGCACAAGGTCTGGGAGCGCGCCCGCGCCTACGGCGACGCGACCCAGGTCCTGATGGCCGAATGGCGCCACACCAACACCTAGTGGTCCGTCTTCGGGGCGCCCTGCTCCGCGAACGCAGCGGCAGTCAGCACACGGCGCAGCACGTCGGGCCCATCGTCGCCTAGACCAGACTTATTCGCCGCGTACGTGAGCAGCTGGTTGAAGCCGTGCGTTCCGTACCCTTCAAACCACTGATCCAGGGTGAGTTCGCCGCCGAAATTGGCGCGATAGTCATCCCTGTCGCGCTGCTGGACAGCTGCGATTACCTCCACCGCGTGCTGGATCGCGGCTGGGGAAACCCCATGCAGTTCAGCCTCCGCGCGCAGCTGCTCCTCGCGGGCAGACTGGTCCATGGCCGTCTCCTCGGTGTCGCGTATCTCCCGAAGCGAGACTCATTGAGATCCCAGGAATGTGTACAGCCTTCCATACCTGGCCGCAAGGTAGCGCCATCGAGGCGGGTCTCAGGGTGTGGGTCATACTGTCGCAGAACTCCTGGTACGCCTGTGAACCTGCTGCCGACCGCCACGAGCACAGACGTTCCAGGCCCCAGCAGCCATGCGTCGCCGTGCTCCCCGTCGGCTCCTTCGAGCAGCACGGCCGCCATCTCCCGCTGATCACCGACACGGCGATCGCCTGCATCCATCGGCCAGGAGATCGCTGACACCTACCCGGTCCGCCTGCTCCCGCCGATCACGATGTCGTGCAGCCACGAGCACGCCGCGTTCCCGGCGCCGTCACCGGTCCCGTGGGACCTCGACGGTGACCGGCCCGGCCTCGGTCAGCACCGTCTTGGGCCGGCAGCCATTGCGGGCGTTGCCACCACTGCGAGCGGGTTTCCCGGGTTCGGTCGTGGCGGCCAGATGCTCGTCCATCTCCGCGTCCAGGGCGTCCTGCAGCAGGTGCTTCGTGAGCTGTTGCAGCAGCCCGCCCTCGCCCAACAGCTACATCCCGCCCGCGCGGGCCTGCTCGGCCGCCAGCTCGGCAATCGACGCCACCACGTCCACCCCGGCGCCGCCGGCCTTCTTCCTCGGACCCATGTCCAAGACATCGGCCGAATCCGCCTCCGAGGAAACCGAATCCTCAACAACCGACTCGATCTGGCGACCCATCATCGTGCCCATCGGTGTCTCCCTTGCTCGGGACGTACACCTGATCTATGACACTCCCAATCATAACGGGGGCTGGCGCTTCGTCAGCGCAGTTGCTTATGACGTTGGTTCTATGTCTTTGGCGGCTTCCAGGGCTGTTGCCCGGTATGGGAGTTTTCTTTTCGGGCGTTCCGGGTTACCTCGTTCCGGGGTGGCGGTAGGGGGCGTCTTTTGGTGAAGGCATTGATGGGGAGGGCTTTATGAGGGTCGGTCCTCCGGGCTCCGGGCTCCGGGCTCCGGGCTCCGGGCTCCGGGCTCCGGGCTCCGGGCTCCGGGCTCCGGGCTCCGGGCTCCGGGCTCCGGGCTCCGGGCCCCGGGCTCCGGGCTCCGGGCTCCGGGCTCCGGGCTCCGGGCTCCGGGCTCCGGGCTCCGGGCTCCGGGCACCGGGCTCCGGGCCCCGGGCCCCGTGCTCCGGGCCCCGGGCTCCGGGCCCCGGGCTCCGGGGCCGACGTGCGCGGGCGCCCTGGGGTGGGTCAAATCAGCCGGTGGGGATGACGTCGGCGCGGGGGCAGCGGGTGACGACTACCGGTGCGTGGGGGTCGAGCCGGCGAGTGCGGGGGCGGCGAGGAGGGCGAGGGATATCGCCGCTCCCACCGCAGCGAGTCTGCGCAAGGGGGCTGGCCTTTCCGGGAGTTCGGATCGAAGCGCGAGTAATATTTCACATGTCACAGGTGATTGATAGATGTGGGTGCGCGCGAAGCACGAGAACCCGCGGAGCACGCGAACCCGTGAACTCGACGTTCCAGGGGCCCTGTTCGCCGAGCGGCGCTATCGTGCCGAGCGGGGGGACGACGGTGCGAGGGGGCGGAGCCGCGATGAGATTCCTGTTTGTGCACGGCACGGGGGTGCGGCGCGAGCGGCACGACACGCTCTTCGCGCTGGTCCGGGACCGGCTGACCGCCCGGTTCCCCGACGCCTGCGTCGACTCCTGCTTCTGGGGCGAGCGCTTCGGCGCCACCCTCGGCGCCGACGGCCGGTCCGTCCCCGGACTGCGCGCCCCCGACGGTGCCCCGGTCCCGGGAGACCCCGAGACCGCCGAATGGGCCCTGCTCGTCGCCGACCCGCTGTGCGAGCTGCGGGTGCTGGCCGAGGCCGGCTGGGAGACCGGGGCCGACGACCCCTTCGCCATGCCCGGCGTCCGCTCACCCGGGGCCCGGGTGCTGGACCTGCTGGCCGGCGTCTGCGGGGTCCCCGACGGCGGGGAACAGGCCGCGCTGCTGCTCGGCACCGGTCTCGCCGCCGGCTTCCCCGGAGCCCTGGAGTCCGTCGCCCGCTCGGCCGAGGCCGCCCGCGCCGGCGCCCGCGCCACCGAGCAGCCGCACGCCCGCGAGCTGGCCACCGCCCTCGCCCGCGCGGTGACCGCCGCCGCGCTCGCCTCGGCCGGAGCCGAGGCCGACTGCACCGGAGCCGAGCGCGACCGCCTCGTCGAACTGCTCACCACCCGCCTGGGCGGCGACGCCCGGGTCCCCGGCGCCCGCGCCGCGGCCGTCCTCGGCCGCCTCGCCCAGCGCGTCACCACCCAGCCGCTGCTCAACGCCTGGCGCGGCTCCCTCACCGTCGGCAGCGCCCCCGCCCTCGGCGACATCCTGCGCTACCAGGCCCGGGGCGCCGACCTGCGCGCCTTCCTCGGCGAACGGATCACCGCCGGGCAGGGACCGACCGTGCTCATCGGCCACAGCCTCGGCGGCGTCGCCCTCGTGGACCTCCTCGCGCTCGCCGCCGCCCGCGGCGAGCCCGTGCCCGGAGCCGCGCTGCTCGTCACCGTCGGCTCGCAGGCGCCCTTCCTCCACGAACTCGGGGCGCTGGCGGGGATCGAGCCCGGCGCGTCCCTCCCGTACGCCTTCCCGCGCTGGCTCAACGTCTACGACCGCCAGGACGTGCTCTCCTACCTCGCCGAGCCGGTCTTCGCGGGTGACCCGCGCGTCAGCGACCACGAGATCTCCAGCCGCCAGCCGTTCCCGGCCTGCCACAGCGCCTACTGGAAACAGGACGCGCTCTACGCGCGCATCGAACAGGCGGTGGGCGAAGCGGAGACCGGGTGATCCCCCAGGGATTCCTGCCCCCGACCCTGGGGCCCGGGCGCACCTTCGCGCTCGTCGCCGGGGTCGAGAGCTATGCCGTCAGCCACCACTGGAACCTCCACGGACCGGCCCGCGACGCCCTGCGGTTCGCCCGCTGGCTGACCGGGCCGGGACAGGTGC harbors:
- a CDS encoding transposase, whose translation is MAGVITASEPSWIAPFTGLSPRCFGKLVTVLRREGADAVRKGRPWSLPLEDRALLVAAYWRTNLTMRQLAPLFGVSKSAADRIIAHLGPMLALQPRKRFAKDTVLIVDGTLVPTRDHTIAAQSKNYRYSTNHQIVIDADTCLVVVVGRPLAGNRNDCKAWEESGAKAAVGKTLTIADGGYPGTGLLMPHRRRKGEELADWKRDHNKSHKQVRARVEHVFARMKTWKILRDYRLKGDGVHHAMLGIARLHNLALAG
- a CDS encoding transposase, producing the protein MGEGGLLQQLTKHLLQDALDAEMDEHLAATTEPGKPARSGGNARNGCRPKTVLTEAGPVTVEVPRDR